In the Marinomonas algicola genome, one interval contains:
- a CDS encoding sulfite exporter TauE/SafE family protein: MQEVDFSFLAAFLIGLAGAGHCFGMCGGIAGTLSMGTQSKSLFTKLNIQFLYNFGRIISYAFFAFVLTSFFSLSFELYTELSGPIRTFAGIILILTGLYLIGLNKWILKIEAIGKFIWKFVSPTAKSILPVNTPTKALAAGFLWGWLPCGLAYSSLLWVSSTGEPLKALWLMVGFGLGTMPAMLLTGIFALQFKSIWVKFKLDILSGIFLVIFGIWTIPLGHNHAGMDHAKMDHSQMNHDDMSEMDHAKMDHSQMNHDDTSEMDHAKMDHSQMNHDDMSEMDHAKMDHSQMNHDDMSEMDHAKMDHSKMDHAKMDHSQAD; encoded by the coding sequence ATGCAAGAAGTAGATTTTAGTTTCTTAGCCGCGTTTCTTATAGGACTTGCTGGAGCAGGACATTGCTTTGGCATGTGCGGGGGCATTGCAGGGACCCTCTCCATGGGAACGCAATCAAAATCTCTATTTACAAAACTGAATATCCAGTTCTTGTACAATTTTGGACGCATTATCTCCTATGCTTTTTTTGCCTTTGTATTAACGTCTTTCTTTTCTCTGTCATTTGAACTTTATACTGAGCTCAGCGGCCCCATACGGACTTTTGCAGGCATCATTTTAATTCTGACTGGTTTATACCTAATTGGGTTAAATAAGTGGATTCTAAAAATAGAAGCCATTGGTAAATTTATCTGGAAATTTGTCAGCCCTACTGCAAAATCAATTTTACCCGTAAACACACCCACCAAGGCGCTTGCGGCAGGATTCTTATGGGGGTGGCTGCCTTGTGGCCTGGCCTATTCAAGTCTACTTTGGGTATCTTCTACTGGCGAACCACTAAAAGCACTTTGGCTCATGGTCGGCTTTGGCTTAGGCACAATGCCAGCCATGCTCTTAACGGGTATTTTTGCACTCCAATTTAAATCTATCTGGGTGAAATTTAAACTGGATATTCTTTCTGGCATTTTCTTAGTTATTTTTGGAATATGGACAATACCACTCGGCCATAATCACGCTGGCATGGATCACGCCAAAATGGATCATTCTCAAATGAACCACGATGACATGTCTGAGATGGATCACGCCAAAATGGATCATTCTCAAATGAACCACGATGACACGTCTGAGATGGATCACGCCAAAATGGATCATTCTCAAATGAACCACGATGACATGTCTGAGATGGATCACGCCAAAATGGATCATTCTCAAATGAACCACGATGACATGTCTGAGATGGATCACGCCAAAATGGATCACTCCAAAATGGATCACGCCAAAATGGATCATTCTCAGGCAGATTAG
- the ccoS gene encoding cbb3-type cytochrome oxidase assembly protein CcoS: MESLYLLVPIAGLFVAIGLGIFVWAVKKDQFDDLDREGERILFDDEEDQK, from the coding sequence ATGGAAAGTTTATATCTATTGGTTCCCATAGCAGGCTTGTTTGTCGCCATTGGCCTGGGAATATTTGTCTGGGCTGTCAAGAAAGATCAATTTGATGATCTAGACCGTGAGGGAGAACGAATTTTATTTGATGACGAAGAGGATCAAAAATAA
- the hemN gene encoding oxygen-independent coproporphyrinogen III oxidase, with translation MLWNTELIEKYNLSGPRYTSYPTAPQFSTEISKITLIEKMLTPSAKPLSLYFHIPFCAHLCYYCACNKVVTKQYDKGREYIELLEEELRLRSLMVQNDRPVTQLHFGGGTPTFLSCDSIKTLFNSIHQYFNLLDDDSGDYSIEVDPREIDLEKLTCLRELGFNRLSLGIQDFDERVQKAIHRSQSVNLVSDLLQQARSLGFRSINFDLIYGLPFQSVESFERTLDIVIEMSPDRLSIFNYAHLPERFPSQRRILDTSLPNTTTKLAMLKRISERLSEAGYIHIGMDHFAKESDSLTIAQQNKQLKRNFQGYTTHDETDLIAFGTSAISHFNNTYTQNFVDLPSYQKTIESGQLPIVKGYISSKDDLIRQFVIMSLICHFELHFAEFNAKFDMAFQSYFTKELAELHTLEKDGIVTLGQNKIEVTNAGRILIRCVCMIFDQYLNNGIRYSKVI, from the coding sequence ATGCTTTGGAACACAGAGTTAATTGAGAAATATAACTTATCTGGACCTCGATATACGTCTTACCCTACAGCACCACAATTCAGCACTGAAATCAGTAAAATAACACTTATAGAGAAAATGCTCACACCATCAGCTAAGCCATTAAGTCTGTATTTTCACATTCCTTTTTGCGCCCATCTTTGCTATTACTGTGCCTGCAATAAGGTTGTGACAAAACAATACGATAAAGGCCGCGAATACATTGAATTATTAGAAGAGGAACTTCGCCTCAGGTCATTAATGGTTCAAAACGACAGGCCTGTTACACAACTGCATTTTGGTGGAGGCACTCCTACCTTCTTATCATGCGACTCTATTAAAACTCTTTTTAACAGTATTCATCAATACTTTAATTTATTAGATGATGACTCTGGTGATTACAGCATAGAAGTAGACCCTAGAGAGATTGACCTAGAAAAACTCACGTGTTTACGTGAATTGGGCTTTAATCGGTTAAGTTTAGGTATTCAAGATTTTGATGAAAGAGTGCAAAAAGCCATTCATCGATCTCAGTCCGTAAACTTGGTATCAGATCTATTGCAACAAGCCAGAAGTCTTGGTTTTCGCTCAATCAATTTCGACCTAATATATGGCCTACCGTTTCAATCCGTTGAGTCATTTGAAAGAACGCTCGATATAGTCATCGAAATGAGTCCAGATCGATTATCTATTTTTAATTACGCCCATTTACCCGAGAGGTTCCCTTCTCAAAGGCGTATTTTAGACACATCTCTGCCTAATACAACGACAAAACTGGCCATGTTAAAACGCATTTCCGAAAGGCTGTCCGAGGCAGGCTATATTCACATCGGAATGGATCACTTTGCAAAAGAAAGCGACTCACTTACTATCGCTCAGCAGAACAAGCAATTGAAACGTAATTTCCAGGGGTACACAACTCATGACGAGACCGATCTCATTGCGTTTGGCACGTCAGCCATAAGCCATTTTAATAATACCTACACTCAAAATTTTGTAGATTTACCTTCCTATCAGAAAACGATTGAAAGCGGCCAACTTCCAATAGTCAAAGGCTACATATCTTCAAAAGACGATTTAATAAGACAATTTGTTATCATGTCATTAATTTGTCATTTTGAACTTCATTTTGCAGAGTTTAACGCCAAATTCGACATGGCCTTTCAAAGCTATTTCACTAAAGAGTTGGCAGAGCTACACACACTTGAAAAAGATGGTATTGTTACACTTGGTCAAAATAAAATTGAAGTCACTAATGCAGGTCGCATACTTATTCGCTGTGTCTGCATGATTTTCGATCAATATTTAAATAACGGCATTCGTTATTCGAAAGTAATTTAA
- a CDS encoding YfaZ family outer membrane protein — translation MMFKKWSFSIVTGLCLSVGVSAATFEGSLSDQSIKADLSISKDSYFLDLGGMHDTKDGSYGYIGAHIEDKDISKDYPVQIGLGARLLAVDADLSGNDSGIAVGLGGFYRYTLPKANRFSLYGSFYYAPQILSFDNIDKLYQAEVRGEYRTLRNAKVFIRYGLTSVDYSGFSSNHKMNDSFGLGVSLDF, via the coding sequence ATGATGTTTAAAAAATGGTCATTTTCAATCGTTACAGGTCTATGTCTTTCCGTTGGCGTATCTGCCGCTACATTTGAAGGCAGTCTCTCTGATCAATCCATCAAAGCAGATTTAAGTATCAGTAAAGACAGTTATTTTTTAGATCTTGGCGGGATGCATGATACGAAAGATGGTTCTTATGGTTACATTGGTGCTCATATAGAAGATAAGGATATCAGCAAAGACTACCCTGTCCAAATTGGACTTGGTGCGCGTCTTCTGGCTGTGGATGCAGACTTGAGTGGTAATGACTCAGGTATTGCTGTTGGTCTTGGTGGATTTTATCGTTACACCTTACCAAAAGCGAATCGCTTTAGTTTATATGGTTCCTTTTATTACGCACCGCAGATCTTATCTTTTGATAATATTGACAAGCTTTACCAAGCTGAAGTGCGTGGTGAGTACCGTACTTTAAGAAATGCCAAAGTGTTCATTCGCTATGGATTAACGAGTGTGGATTACAGCGGCTTTTCTTCAAATCATAAAATGAATGATAGCTTTGGTTTAGGCGTGTCTTTGGATTTTTAA
- the ttcA gene encoding tRNA 2-thiocytidine(32) synthetase TtcA, producing the protein MEFSTKPKEKIEFNKLQKKLRRLTGQAIADFNMIEEGDKIMVCLSGGKDSYTMLEILRNLQASAPINFSLVAVNLDQKQPGFPEDVLPNYLQSEGVDFHILERDTYSIVKELVPEGKTTCGLCSRLRRGSLYGFADQIGATKIALGHHRDDILETLFLNMFFGGKLKGMPPKLLSDDGKHMVIRPLAYCKEKDIEKFSTIKEYPIIPCNLCGSQENLQRQVIKDMLQKWDLEYPGRTDTLFTSMQNVVPSHLADTSLFNFKDLETKEDDFDRLNIISL; encoded by the coding sequence ATGGAATTTTCAACGAAACCTAAAGAAAAAATCGAATTTAATAAGCTCCAGAAAAAACTGAGAAGACTAACAGGTCAAGCAATTGCTGACTTCAATATGATTGAAGAAGGCGATAAGATCATGGTTTGTTTATCTGGCGGCAAAGATTCTTACACAATGCTTGAAATATTGCGTAATCTTCAAGCAAGTGCGCCAATCAACTTCAGCCTAGTTGCTGTTAACCTTGATCAAAAGCAACCCGGTTTCCCTGAAGATGTGTTGCCTAATTATTTGCAATCAGAAGGTGTTGATTTCCATATATTGGAGCGCGACACATACAGTATTGTTAAAGAGTTAGTTCCTGAAGGCAAAACAACGTGTGGTTTGTGCTCTCGATTGAGGCGCGGCTCATTGTATGGTTTTGCAGATCAAATTGGTGCTACAAAAATTGCGTTGGGACATCACAGAGATGATATTTTAGAAACGTTATTTTTGAATATGTTCTTTGGGGGTAAGCTCAAGGGAATGCCTCCAAAATTGTTGAGTGACGATGGTAAGCATATGGTGATCCGTCCTTTAGCCTATTGCAAAGAGAAAGATATCGAAAAATTCTCTACAATTAAGGAGTATCCAATTATTCCTTGTAATTTGTGTGGGTCACAAGAAAACTTACAGAGACAAGTTATCAAAGATATGTTGCAAAAATGGGATCTTGAATATCCTGGTAGAACAGATACTCTTTTCACAAGTATGCAAAATGTTGTTCCATCTCATTTAGCGGACACTTCTTTGTTTAATTTTAAAGATTTGGAAACAAAAGAAGACGATTTTGATCGTCTTAACATAATTTCTTTATAG
- a CDS encoding RecQ family ATP-dependent DNA helicase, translating to MDKTQALLSKFGYKRFKPLQKEAIEFILSNQDVLLVAPTGGGKSLVYQMASLLKDGVGIVVSPLLSLMHQQVDYLRSLGIKAEFLNSSLNPGEQDDLVWALRHNQVDLLFLSPEKLIQPSVIGFLSYLDVSLCAIDEAHCITQWGDGFRPEYSQLNIIKKQFPNVPVIAMTGTADSETQASIIDSLCLDSPRILSESFNRKNIEIIISQKKQSFKQLLYFLVHEVTGQSGIIYCRSRKSVERLYRNLNELGITSYYYHSALFASEKEHNANAFFSDKGAIMVATTAFGMGIDKSDVRFVVHMDLPTTVESYYQEIGRAGRDGLPAKAVLFYGLQDFIKLIQFEQDLMTQQNTLSYRKSTRLFAFLESRGCRRKALLKSFNEKINECENCDRCKNSLSQHNATIAAQKLLSLIYHTKGLIPVSTLVHILHGKLTPKVKSIRGMELGLFGKGKELSEIGWKSLMRQLFALDCLTISGEFGNEFVLTQHAKPVLRGEVDIVLHKDFHLPSMKDTKIQPEALNWMEIMRWYRDTSCASIFSVSQLRKISEDAPKTLAAISRLTGIPMATLEGHAIEGLFDILHGKEISV from the coding sequence ATGGATAAGACTCAAGCATTGTTATCAAAATTTGGCTATAAACGTTTCAAACCTCTGCAAAAAGAAGCAATAGAATTCATTTTGTCTAATCAGGATGTTTTATTGGTTGCGCCTACTGGGGGAGGTAAGTCGTTAGTTTATCAAATGGCATCTTTATTGAAAGACGGGGTCGGCATTGTTGTCAGTCCGCTGCTTTCATTAATGCATCAACAAGTAGATTATCTGCGATCTCTTGGGATAAAAGCGGAATTCTTAAACTCGTCATTAAACCCAGGAGAACAAGATGATTTGGTATGGGCTTTACGACATAACCAAGTAGACCTTTTGTTCTTATCGCCTGAAAAGCTGATACAACCATCCGTAATAGGATTTTTATCTTATTTAGACGTATCCTTATGTGCTATTGATGAAGCCCATTGTATCACTCAGTGGGGAGATGGATTTCGTCCCGAATACAGTCAGTTAAATATTATTAAGAAACAGTTTCCAAATGTTCCTGTGATCGCTATGACAGGAACCGCAGACAGTGAAACACAAGCAAGCATAATTGATTCTTTATGTTTAGACTCCCCGAGAATATTGTCAGAAAGCTTTAATCGAAAAAATATTGAAATTATTATTTCTCAAAAAAAACAGTCTTTTAAGCAGTTACTGTATTTTTTGGTGCACGAAGTTACAGGCCAATCAGGAATCATTTATTGTCGTTCTAGAAAGAGCGTTGAACGCTTGTATCGAAATTTAAATGAATTAGGCATAACCAGTTATTATTACCATTCAGCTTTATTCGCAAGTGAAAAAGAACATAATGCCAATGCCTTTTTCTCTGACAAAGGCGCCATTATGGTAGCGACAACGGCTTTTGGTATGGGTATAGATAAATCTGATGTGCGTTTTGTTGTACACATGGACTTACCTACAACCGTGGAGTCTTATTATCAAGAAATTGGTCGTGCAGGGCGTGATGGACTGCCAGCTAAAGCTGTTTTGTTTTATGGTCTACAAGATTTTATTAAGTTGATCCAGTTTGAGCAAGACCTGATGACGCAACAAAACACGTTATCGTATCGAAAATCAACTCGGCTGTTTGCGTTTTTAGAAAGCAGAGGGTGCCGTCGAAAAGCACTATTAAAAAGCTTTAATGAAAAGATTAATGAGTGCGAAAACTGTGATCGTTGTAAAAACTCACTATCGCAACATAATGCAACAATAGCGGCGCAAAAGTTATTATCACTCATTTATCACACAAAAGGTTTGATTCCAGTATCGACATTGGTTCACATTTTACACGGCAAACTCACCCCGAAAGTGAAGTCTATTAGAGGCATGGAACTAGGGCTGTTTGGAAAAGGTAAAGAATTATCTGAAATTGGTTGGAAATCGTTAATGAGACAGCTCTTTGCTTTAGATTGTCTCACTATTTCAGGTGAGTTTGGCAATGAATTTGTTTTAACCCAGCATGCGAAACCAGTATTGCGAGGAGAAGTGGATATTGTATTGCATAAAGACTTTCATTTACCCTCAATGAAAGACACAAAAATCCAACCAGAGGCGCTTAACTGGATGGAAATCATGAGGTGGTATCGCGACACGAGTTGCGCTTCAATTTTTAGTGTTAGTCAACTACGGAAAATCTCCGAAGACGCACCTAAGACACTAGCGGCGATCAGTCGTTTGACTGGAATACCTATGGCAACACTCGAAGGGCATGCAATTGAAGGTTTGTTTGATATCTTACACGGCAAAGAGATTTCCGTTTAG
- a CDS encoding heavy metal translocating P-type ATPase: MKQNTCFHCGDPVPRNLNIISTIDSEDVCFCCYGCQAIADFIRGEDLSQYYRQRTHNADNPSNANTDDYANAFTLLKDDDVYPLYVHINDQDHQIQVSIDGMTCSACAWLIEKHLSALDGVTSMHINLSSSLATLIWQPLKIDIEDINRAANHIGYYLKPYRADGEDATRVEKRKSSIIKLGIAGVGMMQVMMSAIALYAGDIQGMDDGYKQLLRWSSFFFSTPVILFSASPFFKAAFRDLKTRHFTMDLPVSIGIGLAYVSSVYALFIDNGHVYFDSVTMFTFFLLLGRFLEEGARHKALRNNRSSDELRSVTLFKNNETLLYPKSKLVLNDIILVAPGESVPTDGVIIEGQTNIDESSLTGEYLPVNKHIGCVVTASTINIDQTIKVKVTAIGTQTRAAAIERLTQRALSEKPKIAVMADKIAHYFVLCVLLVAALGYGVWYFIDPDQAYWVMVSVLVVTCPCALSLATPVALTTATNKLKEYGLVVTRGHVIESLAKCQHIAFDKTGTLTYGKFDIVSISNPDNESTINICATLEKDSIHPIAKAFQSTKHLQARKLINHTSLGVEGEIDGVLYRLGNQNFVKDWCKNWQDQTLSQNALTLFLATKSDVISTLILQDRLRSETPDTILNLRKTGYLTTLLTGDTYASASSILDPTHFDHFITDQTPEEKWHWLSNKADLNHTIMVGDGLNDVPSLAGASTSIAMGQSSDLAKTHSDALLLSNDISTIYRAIILAKKCQRIIKQNLFWAASYNGIMLPAALLGLVPPWSAAIGMAASSLLVVLNATRLSK, encoded by the coding sequence ATGAAACAAAACACATGCTTTCACTGTGGCGATCCGGTGCCAAGAAATCTAAACATAATCTCAACAATTGACAGTGAAGATGTTTGCTTCTGCTGCTATGGCTGCCAAGCTATAGCAGATTTTATTAGAGGAGAAGATTTATCTCAGTATTATCGCCAAAGAACGCACAATGCAGACAACCCCAGTAACGCAAACACCGATGACTATGCAAATGCTTTTACCTTACTGAAAGACGATGATGTGTACCCTCTATACGTACACATAAACGATCAAGATCATCAAATTCAAGTCTCTATAGACGGAATGACCTGCTCAGCGTGTGCGTGGTTAATTGAAAAGCATCTTTCTGCATTAGATGGCGTCACGTCAATGCACATTAATTTAAGCAGCTCACTTGCTACGCTCATTTGGCAACCATTAAAAATAGACATAGAAGACATTAATAGAGCCGCAAACCATATTGGCTACTACTTAAAACCCTATCGTGCCGATGGGGAAGACGCCACTAGAGTAGAAAAAAGAAAATCCTCAATTATTAAACTCGGCATTGCTGGCGTTGGCATGATGCAAGTTATGATGAGTGCCATTGCACTTTACGCGGGTGACATTCAAGGTATGGATGATGGCTATAAACAGCTACTTCGGTGGTCAAGTTTCTTTTTCTCCACCCCCGTTATTCTATTCTCGGCGTCACCCTTCTTCAAAGCGGCGTTTAGAGACCTTAAAACTCGACATTTCACCATGGACCTACCAGTATCCATAGGCATTGGGCTCGCTTATGTGAGTAGTGTATACGCGCTCTTCATAGACAATGGACATGTTTATTTTGACTCAGTCACAATGTTTACTTTCTTTTTGTTACTAGGTCGTTTTTTAGAAGAAGGTGCTCGACATAAAGCATTAAGAAACAACAGAAGCAGCGACGAATTGCGTTCCGTTACCCTTTTTAAAAATAACGAGACTTTGCTTTATCCAAAATCAAAGCTGGTGTTGAATGACATTATTCTGGTTGCTCCAGGTGAAAGCGTACCCACGGATGGAGTAATCATAGAAGGTCAAACAAATATAGATGAATCCAGCCTAACCGGCGAATACCTACCTGTAAACAAGCACATTGGTTGCGTTGTTACCGCGTCCACCATCAACATAGATCAAACCATCAAGGTTAAAGTCACCGCTATTGGAACCCAGACTCGTGCCGCCGCTATTGAGCGCTTAACGCAAAGAGCCTTGTCTGAAAAACCTAAAATAGCCGTTATGGCTGATAAAATAGCGCATTATTTTGTTCTCTGCGTTTTACTGGTTGCCGCACTTGGGTACGGAGTTTGGTATTTTATTGATCCCGACCAAGCCTATTGGGTTATGGTCAGCGTACTGGTTGTTACCTGCCCTTGCGCACTGTCTCTTGCCACTCCTGTCGCCCTCACAACGGCAACGAATAAGCTGAAAGAATATGGCCTTGTTGTTACACGAGGCCACGTTATTGAGTCTTTAGCAAAATGCCAACACATCGCTTTTGATAAAACAGGTACTCTTACTTATGGTAAGTTTGACATTGTTTCAATTTCCAACCCTGATAATGAAAGTACAATTAACATTTGTGCAACGTTAGAAAAAGATTCGATACACCCTATCGCAAAAGCATTTCAATCAACAAAACACTTACAAGCAAGAAAGCTTATAAATCACACCAGCCTTGGCGTGGAAGGAGAGATTGATGGCGTTTTATACCGCTTAGGCAATCAAAACTTCGTTAAAGACTGGTGCAAAAACTGGCAAGATCAAACCCTATCACAAAATGCCCTGACACTCTTTCTAGCCACAAAATCAGATGTAATAAGCACACTTATTTTGCAAGACCGATTACGTAGTGAAACACCTGACACGATATTGAATCTCCGTAAAACCGGATATCTTACAACACTACTAACAGGAGACACCTATGCGTCGGCGTCCTCAATACTTGATCCAACTCACTTTGATCATTTTATTACCGACCAAACTCCAGAAGAAAAATGGCACTGGTTATCTAATAAAGCGGATTTGAATCATACAATTATGGTTGGCGATGGTTTAAATGACGTTCCAAGCTTAGCGGGTGCGAGCACATCCATTGCAATGGGTCAGAGTTCAGATCTAGCAAAAACACATTCAGATGCGCTGTTGCTATCAAATGATATTTCTACAATATACCGTGCCATAATATTGGCTAAAAAATGCCAAAGAATCATTAAGCAGAATTTGTTCTGGGCGGCATCGTATAATGGCATTATGCTGCCTGCCGCCTTACTTGGCCTGGTTCCACCATGGAGTGCGGCGATAGGAATGGCCGCAAGCTCTCTTTTGGTTGTATTAAATGCAACTAGGCTATCAAAATAA
- a CDS encoding UPF0149 family protein, with protein sequence MIHQTLDDLELETLELFLDSDAVHEECHNFITAHGFLTALAICPSNTPENVWIPIVFEETPSFSSDKEEKSIINYLTRLKADIAIELESEEDFLVPCDLSMSESEEELTELQEWASGFMEGVFLTESDWFSSEKEEQIAELLLPMMVASDLFDDEEIIEIRKSEKLTQSCIDQIPEVITDLFLLLRTEPEKKMPQRKTHHAKKKNSKNSKKR encoded by the coding sequence ATGATACATCAAACACTTGATGATTTAGAACTGGAAACATTAGAGTTGTTTTTAGACTCGGATGCGGTCCATGAAGAATGCCACAATTTCATTACGGCACACGGTTTTCTAACGGCATTAGCCATCTGCCCTTCCAACACACCAGAAAATGTCTGGATCCCAATTGTATTTGAAGAAACCCCTTCGTTCTCTTCTGATAAAGAAGAAAAATCCATCATAAATTACTTAACTCGCCTTAAAGCCGATATCGCTATAGAGCTTGAATCTGAGGAAGATTTTTTAGTTCCTTGTGACTTATCTATGTCTGAGTCCGAAGAGGAGCTAACAGAACTTCAAGAATGGGCGAGTGGTTTTATGGAAGGCGTATTTCTAACTGAAAGCGATTGGTTTTCTTCAGAAAAAGAAGAACAAATTGCTGAATTATTATTACCAATGATGGTCGCGTCAGATTTGTTTGATGACGAAGAGATTATTGAAATTCGTAAATCTGAAAAATTGACCCAATCTTGCATTGATCAAATCCCCGAGGTGATTACGGATTTATTTTTACTACTTCGAACTGAACCTGAAAAAAAAATGCCGCAAAGAAAAACGCATCACGCAAAGAAAAAGAATTCGAAAAACAGCAAAAAAAGATAA
- a CDS encoding SprT family zinc-dependent metalloprotease, with amino-acid sequence MQSNAITADDLNRVKNSLSKYLQLAEEYFEKRFDFPTFNFKQRGKAAGTAHLSKNEIRLNYFMYQQDPDAFLNEVVPHELAHLVAYSLYGAKISPHGAEWQRVMINAMACIPRRTHNFDTPKPAKLFDYYCRCQQHQLTIRRHNKITKGTVYLCRKCREPLKSR; translated from the coding sequence ATGCAGAGTAATGCAATCACGGCTGACGACCTTAATAGGGTAAAGAATTCCCTCTCTAAATACTTACAGTTAGCAGAAGAGTATTTTGAAAAACGTTTTGATTTCCCTACGTTTAATTTCAAACAAAGAGGGAAGGCGGCTGGTACAGCTCACCTTAGTAAAAACGAAATACGACTAAACTATTTTATGTACCAACAGGATCCTGACGCATTTTTAAACGAAGTCGTGCCGCATGAGTTGGCTCACCTTGTTGCTTACTCTTTGTATGGCGCAAAAATCAGTCCCCATGGTGCTGAATGGCAAAGAGTGATGATAAACGCAATGGCGTGCATTCCTAGGAGAACTCATAACTTTGATACGCCTAAACCAGCTAAGCTTTTTGACTATTATTGTCGTTGCCAACAACATCAGCTTACGATAAGACGGCACAATAAAATAACAAAAGGCACGGTCTATCTTTGTAGAAAATGTAGAGAACCGCTAAAAAGCCGTTAA
- a CDS encoding adenine phosphoribosyltransferase, which yields MLYDDFYIKSLIKTIEDWPKEGISFRDITPIFSDPKGMRMVVDAYVHRYIASDITHIACIDARGFLIAAVLAYELQKPLILIRKKGKLPGKTISQSYALEYGEAELEIQEGAVEEGNNILLFDDLIATGGTLFAAISLLTSQGANIHEVAAIIDLPDLQGSQKIRDADIPVFSLCAFDGE from the coding sequence ATGCTTTATGATGATTTTTACATTAAATCACTAATCAAAACCATTGAAGACTGGCCAAAAGAAGGCATTAGTTTTAGAGATATCACTCCTATTTTTAGCGACCCTAAAGGCATGAGGATGGTCGTAGATGCTTATGTGCACAGATACATAGCATCCGATATCACTCACATTGCTTGTATTGATGCTCGCGGCTTTCTCATTGCCGCCGTGCTTGCTTATGAATTACAGAAGCCACTGATTTTAATTCGTAAGAAAGGCAAATTACCAGGGAAAACCATTTCTCAAAGCTATGCCCTGGAATACGGTGAGGCCGAACTTGAGATTCAAGAAGGCGCGGTTGAAGAAGGCAACAACATTTTACTTTTTGATGACTTGATTGCTACAGGTGGAACTCTGTTTGCTGCTATATCGCTTTTAACGTCACAAGGCGCAAATATACATGAGGTGGCCGCGATTATTGATTTGCCTGATCTACAAGGTAGCCAAAAAATCCGTGACGCCGATATCCCTGTTTTTAGTTTATGCGCTTTTGACGGCGAGTAA
- the fnr gene encoding fumarate/nitrate reduction transcriptional regulator Fnr: MSSLQSTRFNSKLTSQCQNCSLSALCLPISLADEDVNRLDQIIERKKPLKKGDVLFQQGEAFSSVYAVRTGTLKTFNITNSGEEQITGFYCPSELVGLSGIDSNTYPVSAKALETTSVCEIPFSHLESLSSQIPSLKHQIFKVMSRKICDDQQMMVLLGKKNADEKVASLLMNLSDRFKRRGYSATSFRLAMSRGEIGNYLGLAVETVSRVMTRFQKNGMIHVDGKEIAIINLPEMQKLVGIAEDCAKIEVI; this comes from the coding sequence ATGTCATCGTTACAATCTACTCGTTTTAATAGCAAATTGACCTCTCAATGCCAAAACTGCAGTCTTAGCGCTTTATGCTTACCGATTTCATTAGCCGATGAAGACGTAAACCGTCTAGATCAGATTATTGAAAGAAAAAAGCCACTTAAAAAAGGCGATGTATTGTTTCAACAAGGTGAAGCGTTTAGTTCTGTTTATGCGGTCAGAACCGGTACACTGAAAACATTTAATATCACTAATAGTGGTGAAGAGCAAATAACAGGTTTTTATTGCCCTAGCGAGCTTGTAGGCCTTAGCGGCATAGACAGTAATACTTACCCAGTATCCGCAAAAGCACTTGAGACAACCAGTGTGTGTGAAATCCCTTTCTCCCACTTAGAGTCGCTTTCCAGTCAGATTCCCTCTTTAAAACATCAGATTTTTAAAGTAATGAGCCGTAAAATTTGTGACGATCAGCAAATGATGGTGTTACTTGGGAAAAAGAATGCGGATGAGAAAGTAGCCTCTTTACTCATGAATTTAAGTGATCGTTTTAAGCGACGGGGCTATTCGGCTACCTCATTTAGATTAGCCATGTCTCGCGGAGAAATTGGAAATTATTTGGGCTTGGCTGTGGAAACGGTGAGTCGTGTTATGACTCGTTTTCAAAAAAACGGCATGATTCATGTAGATGGTAAGGAAATTGCCATTATCAATTTACCCGAAATGCAAAAACTCGTCGGCATCGCCGAAGACTGTGCTAAAATCGAGGTCATTTAA